The Syngnathus scovelli strain Florida chromosome 18, RoL_Ssco_1.2, whole genome shotgun sequence genomic interval aattttgtttcggtgtcttagcccacacacacacgcacgcacgcacacatgcgcacacgcacgcacacactaggGGGCACTGCTAGCTCACAATTTGTAAGAGAGGTTCTGGGAGAAAGACTGAAGAACGACTTTCCAATTGAACACGTGATCTTCCTAATGTTTATTCCCTCTTACCATCACGTCCCCGTCTGGCACTTCACATCTGGCACAGCTGCTTTCAATCTGGTCAGCCCAAAGAATCCAAAACTTTTGTCTACTACCTTCTTTTTGACATGATCGTTACCAGTTTGCTGGCGAGAGCATGTCAACGCTGAAATAAGAggcgggtggtggtggtgtccaGGTACCTACTCTGGAGGTGTGAGTAAGTCAGACTCCTCTGTGGCCTTTAACCTGTTTCCTTTGGCTTCAGGAGCTTTGCTGAAACTATGATGAAATATCGCAAAACCAAAATCaagtggagtctttgtttgaggTTTTAGCCATTCAAGTTCCAAGTCTAAAAAATGAAAGACTTACTTCCACCTCCAGCTCTCTGCACTCCTTTTGACAGCCACTGCTTGCTTTCTAATTGCATCCACATGTCGGGATGAGTCACGTCTGCGATTACAACTCGGAAAATAAAAGTCGTGATTAGCATTCAAAGGAACCACTGCGTGAACAGCGCTGTGCGAAAAATATACCGCTTCTTTATTTTGGCCTTTCAAACACACATGGGATGCTCTAAACAATACACACAAAGGCATCCTTAAGATAGACgaagctcatttgcatattccCTTAATGTGTTGCTCAACAACAGATATAAAATGTCATTATGCCCACAGGaagaaaatacatatttttctcATGTTGTAAATCAATGTTTTGGATCCTgcgtaaaaacaataaaaagatggtttacaaaaaacgtaTATACTCatgcatttaagcaataataatcATACAAACATACATCAGAGCAAAAATATGGAGTACGTGTCATATTCCATACCTTGCaaaacacagacactccatgAGAGAATTTGGACACTGCTCAACTAGCCAAAGTACGCCAGGGAAAACTAAACAAAGCAGCACTTTCACAGTAaattataaacaaaaaaaaggacattgtaAAAACATGACAATACCCGCAACTTGGCAAGTATGAAATTTGGACACAATTAGAAGGAATCTGGTTAAGTTTGAGACAGTTTGGACTAAACAAGAACGGCAGAGATAAGTTGCGTTTGCTGGAATGATAGAGTTGGGTGTTATCGGCCAGCCAAGAAAGAAATTTATGAAGGATTGTGCCAAGTAGAAAGATGTGATAAAAAGTAGGGGCCTCAGAACAGAGCCTTGGGGTTCACCTGTGGTGACTGGGGATGGCTGGGAGGTGAATGATTCAAGGGGAAGGAGCTGAGTCTACAAATCTTAGGTGTAGAGTTCCCTTGGAGACATGAATAGATTCACAGAGAACTGAAGATGCGTTTCTGATTAAAAGTGAAGTGTCTTCAAAAACCAAGATGAGTCCAGTTTCTTCCATTGAACTTTTGTGGAATATCAGGGCCTGGATCAATTCAGCTTTATCCTACTAGTAAGTCAaccttgtgcaaaaaaaaagcatctctgCCCGGGCTCACGCGGCAACCCAAAGGATGGAGATGTTGGTGCCGCCCTCGTGCGAGATCTGGTTGATGCGTCCGCGGATGCAGTCCAGGGTGCTGTAGACGATGGTCCCATTGTGGACCTGGAAGGAGGCCCTCAGGCCCACGCTGGCCCACTCACTGCCCTCCGGTATGTGTCCCGAAACCTGCTGAGCCACGGGACCAGGTAGCCTGCCCGCACCTAGACCCGGACTACCGGCCCGTTGGAGGGTCACCTTCAAGACGTTACATGAGTGGATAAGTCTCAGGTTTAAGGCAATGTTAACGGTCCCATCTTCCAGGAACACAAAGTTCTTGCGGCTGTTTGGTTCGCCGGAGCCGGCCAGGCGAATCTGCGGTGAGTCTGGAGAAATCTGCTGGAAGGTGAGTGGCTTGTTGCGGACCGCGCCGAAAGGGAGGCCTACCTTGGCCACCGTGGCTGTCAACGAGGAAGAGACAACTGAGGGGATCCAGACCAGGCTGAGCATGCTGATCCCAGTGCCGTCCCCAAAGTAGCGGACGTTACACTGCGGCGGTGTCGTGATCTCAAAGCTGAGCGTGTCGCCGCCACCCACGGCCACGGCGCCCGCCAGCGTGATGGAGGTGTCCCTGTAGTTCACGCCTGTCTTGAAGGCCCGCATGACCTCCTGACCTGTGCCATTGCGGCTTGTGTAGGCAAGCAGGAAGAAGCCCTCGCGGATGCAAGTGTGCCCCATGGCATAGAGCGCCTGCTGGAGGACAAACTTGACCACACCGCTCTCCGTGAAGCGCACACCGCGATTGTCGTGCGTCAAACCTATCATGTAAGGGTCTGACAATGAGCGCACACGAAATGTCGGGCGGTAGCTGGACTGATAGTGCGCTAGCAGCGACATCTCGGCGGTCATGGCCACGGCACCCGTGTCATGCGACAACCAGAGCAAGCTGAACGTCGGCGCCGACATGTCATAGACGTGGAGGTCTTTGCTCCGGTTGCAGTGCTGGTTGGGGCTCCTCAGAAGAAGACTCAGGGTGTCGCTGGGCTCCACCTCCACCCCGGCGCTGATGCTCACACCCTGGAAGTACTTGCCTTCAGGCTGCTCCACACGCACCCCACTGACTTCCCGACCCTCCTCTTCCTGGCTGGCGTTGAACCTCAAGCCCAGCTGAAGGAAGTTCCTGCAGCTGTGCTTCATGGCAAAGTTGTGGTCCAGCCACAGCAGCCCGTGCTGCAGTATTTTCATCAGGCCCCCATTGCTGGACACAAGATCACTGCGCTCCTTGCCTCGCAGGCTCAGCTGAAGCCCAGTGAAGATCTGACTTTCAGAGTTCCCGCAAGAGGGGACAGTGACAAAGGCGCTCCAGGAGGAGGAGAGACGAGCCCCCGAGGCAGAGCCACAGACAGAGTCGGTGAGTGTCGTGCAAGGGACGGCCACAGGATCGCCTTCACAGTCGGAGCAGGCCTGACACTCCTGGAGCTCTTGGTTGTAGAAGTAGTCGTGGCCGCACAAGCCCGTCTCTGCTTCTCTCTGAGACACACCCAGACACCGGAAGCCTCCTGAGAAAGGCAGGAGAAAGTAGCATCAAGTCATCAGAAAACAGTTGCTGGTGATTGAGGGCAGTACACAAACCTGGAGTGTTCAGACACTTGACACGCTCCCCGCAGATGTTTGCTAGCTCAAAACATTCATCTCGATCCTGTGAAGCAAACCGTGAAGAGTCGGCATTATCAAGAGGGACACAAGTGTTTAAGTCTTATTTCCATGACTTCTGAACTTACTCCACTAAGGAAACTATTGgtatgcaaagtttgttttcAAACCTGGAAAACTGGGTGACTATTTTTGTCGAGGGAAATTCCCACTTGAAATGGGCAAAACTTTGTTGCTTGaatcaaaactaaatttaggtATGGTAGGCTCTGAAACTAGTGTCAAACCACAATAAGACTTAGCCAACTATTTTCATTCTTTCAACCTGATTGTGTGTCGGTCAGCAACAATGTCGACTGACCGCTAACAGAcatacattattttttaaagacTTGCTGGAGGTTTGTCTTGAAGGTTACCTGGCACATGGTGTCCATGGTGGGTGAGCACTGTGAAATGAGGAAAAATCCCGGTGGACACATAGTGCACTTGTGGCACTGTGGCGGATCAGTCTGGAAGTCGCAGTAGTGGTCCGGCTGGCAGGCAGAAGGGCACCCCCCCATCAGCAGCTGTGGCAAATTAGCTTCACCGACTACGTCCATCACCTTCGTGTCTGTGTCCATCTTATGGACGCCGTTGTGCAGATGGCTGCGGGCCTGATTTTGGAGGCCCGAGAGGTGGCTCTGGAAGTAGCTCTGCAGTTCTTCCTGCAGACCCTGGAAGGACGCCTGCTTGAGGATGTCCGCCAGGAGGCCATACTGGACCTTGACTGTGTCCATCTGCTCGTACATACGATGGTGTTGTGTCAAGATGTCGCGCTGCTGCGACAGGAGTGCCTCCTGCTGGTCGGCCAGCTTCTGTTGCAGCTCGCTGATGAGCACTTGCTGCGCCCGCAGAGCCTCCACCAGCTTCTCCTGACCCTTGGCCAGCTGGAGGTGGAGGATCAGGGCATCCTCTGAAGGGACTTCATTTTCTCCTGGAGAAAGAATCATAGTTTAAGGAGGGCTGTGAAATTACATTTTCTTCTTCATACTAGAGGGAGTGAATTTTGTAAAGAGAAACTGAAACCCAGTTTCAGTCTTATATCAAAGTGAAAATAAGAATATTGCATGAATTAAAAAGTCAATGCTGACCTGGTTTGACAtcacaggtgagctggagccccAGGGGCGCACCACCGAGTTCTGAAGACGGGGAGCCGAACTCGGGGAAGTCCCCCAGGAACTGCGCAGCCCGGTCAGCCAGATGAACCAGAGGGAGCTGCTCGGCTCCAGGGGACGGCGGGGAGCTCTCCCCGGTGTCCCTGGGGCGCCCTTTGGATCTGTTGATCCGCAAAGGGAATCTGCACTCTAACCCTTTGCAGTTCCGCGTTTGGTTTCTTGTCTCGGGCACCCTTGCGCAGTCGCCGTCGGTACACAAAGGGACGCCTTCTGCGGTGGTGCTTCTCAGACGGGGAGATCCCATGGAGGGGGCGTGACGTGAATGTCTGTTCGACCTGCCTGAGGGACAGTGGTCACCGGTGCACGGTCGCGGGTCTCCGGTGCTAGAACCCGTGCAGTGAGCCCCCTTGCACCAGTCAGCGCGCACAGACGCAAGGACCAGGAGCAACAGCGCCGATGATATCAACAACATCTTGCCTTCTATAATAGTGATATGGATTCACGAGGATGAATAAATATGTATGATAATATTTATATGTGATGGTGATGTTTGATTGGTTGTCTTTATGTCGCCAGCTGTCCCTTTTTACTCCAAGACAAATTTCTCCTTAGCAAGACAAATGAAAAGAAACCCTGGGAACCTTTGTATCCcccgcaacaacaacaacaaaacagcacTATGGCTTCAAAAGGAGCCAAAACTCAACTCTGACCTGGTTTTCGCTCTTTACCGTCTTGTCCAGCTTCTTTGTTCAAAGTGTGAAGAGTGAAATACAACATCCCGCGCACacgccatccatccagccagccagctctcCAGCCAGAGCCCCTTTGAGCTGTCTGGATGTGATGATGGCATTCCTGGAGTTTAATTAGCATCAGGTTTCACGACGTCTGTTAACCCTTCGCCTGCCGATTGCTACCAGCAACCAGGATCCAAATCCCTCTTGGAGGGGGAGTAGACTTGATTCATATAAATGACATCACATTACGTACATTACAGAGGCTAGTTGACAACAAATTTTAGTGCTTTTGAGGAGTTAACTAACTTAATTAGCTACAGGGTGTTACTACTTGGAGCTAACTAGCCTTAATAGAAAAATCGGGGGGGGGGCCTATACCGCTAACGAGCCAAACTTATTTGTGCTAACAACCAAGGACAAAGTGAAGCACTAGCTTAAGAAAATTAGTTTTGGTAGACAAAGTTAGATAAACATTGTGGCATAAACAGTTGAAGTGCATATTTCTTGCTAGCTAACTAGAAAAATAGATCATTTAAGGCCAGCGCTTGCTATGTCTGTGTATTTGGTTGTCTTTTCCCAGATGACTGTCACTTTCAATTTGGCTTACTTGTTGACTTTCCTGTGACCTTTGCCCCCCTCCTCCCGACTTGTGTTTTATTCTTCTTGCCTTTTTGAGCAGCCTCTCAATGTTGAGACAGCTGCTGGTCCTCAAACCCCACCAGTCACCAAAGTGTTGTCAACACCTACAGATACATGTCGAACTATGGCATGAGGCAGGAACTTTTGGGATTTTAAGAAATTCCACTTAAGATGTTTTTTGAGAACATACGCCGGACACAACTTCCCTCCCCCACATTTATCATGCCGTATATGTTTCAGAGCCACCCGTCCTTGatatataaaaacatttttaagaaTGTTTTACGACTCCCAAGTGCTTTAAATACAATTAAACCCATTATTCTCCTAAGCATCTGTTTTTATGCTCACTGTCAAGAAACGGGAGACTAGCCTATAACGTTACTTTGAGGAAACTAAAGATGGCTATTCCAAATAAGGTATGCCCGCTTCGAGTTGGTTATTTTTCAACTCCATTTGATGTTTAACGGAAAGCTGACTTAAGGCAACAATGAAATTAAACACAAAATGTTCAACCAGACCAATAAATGAGAGGACTGATGTCAGGTATACGACCCTCGCAGGGCTGTTTCCCTGTCTTCCCTCGACTGCGGGAATGAGTGGAGCCAAACTCGGGTTGTGGTTTTCACCATGCTTATGTAGTAGCCGCCCACTGAGTTCAATGCAGAAGGGCCTGCGTGTCGACGCCCCGCGTTTCACATCACACTCTGACAAAATGGCATTTTGTCTCGCAGGCTCCCCGCTGCTTTTGCCATTAGCGGcccattttatttctttgaaaGCAAACTAAAATGTCATTTCCAGGTAAAGCTGGATTGAATGGTTCTTGAAGCATGCAGTCTCACAGCTTGCAATCTGGCCTTCAAAAAAAGCGCCAGTTGGTTGCGTTGTTTGGCTCCTTGAAAGCAACAGTAACTAGCGCTTCACTTCAAATGCTTCTAATTAATAAATCTGCTGAGCTAAAAAGAGATTTTATTGTTCGGACCACCCTCGCTGTGACATTTGCAGTCTGCCTCCGAGCATTTATCAGGGTGTTAAATGGATGAAGTATTGGCGCTAATGGAGAAAATTTTGGCTGCAGAACCGGCCTCGTTCTTCAGGGGACTCGAGAGGCCTTTGGCCTTTTTGTGGTTCAATCAAAGTAATACAGTACAATATGCTGCATGTGGAGCCTCGACAGCACATGCTAGCAAAATTCCTGCTACGGCGTAGGCGGTGTTAGTCACGTCCGCTGCGAATTGGCAAATCTGCAGATTGTGCAAATCAATATTTAACTAAGGTCAATGATTAATAGCGACACTTGGCATTGTTGGTGGAGCTCTCTGAACAGGCTGCGGGTTGGTCGCGGGCCCAGTGTTGTGAAAGTGCTGTGCAGGAATGCGGCGACAGGTCTGGACGTGAACTTCCGCATTGGGCAGGAAGGAGAttgtcacaaaaaaaagaaagaagcagTAGATGAGCCAATCCTCGTCAACACGCCCAAAAAACTGCTCGCTGCTATCTAACGGCCTTGTTTTGCTggataacgtttttttttttttgtgtcgataaaacattttgcttgaaggatatttttatttatatattgtacagacacacacacacattggaaaAGGTGAGTTAAAGTGATTTGTTGTTCACGCTTTTAGCACTTCTGCTTTCTGCTTTCTTTTACTGCCACAATTTTGAATTGGTGACAGTGGATCAGTCGATGTCAAAACTAGATGGAAATAAAATCGGAGAGAATTTTCTATCAAAAGGTTCAAAAGGAACCTGACGTTGTTTCAAGTTTTTGGAGATGTGTTGtgtagtctgtgtgtgtgtgtgcgacaaTTGATTCCTAAAATTAAATCACAAAACTGCTTGTTAAATCTATCATAAATCATATTAAATCGGACGCTGAAATCACattgagcatatttaatgctatcTCACTGCTCGTTGCAAATTTCTGAGCCGCAAAGTGGCCCAACATTGTGAGGAGACAACGGCAGGTAAAATAAAATCTGCCGTACTAAaaagtcatttggctcactgtcTGCAAGTGAAGGGAACGGACAGAAATATTAGGACACCGTTAGAAAGTGGAAAACTGGTGGAACAAAATTTaaataccagctcagtggcctagtagtagagtgtccgccctgagactggaaggttgtggcttcaaaccccggccgggtcataccaaagactataaaaatgggacccattgcctccctgcttggcactcagcattaagggttggaattggggggttagatcaccaaatgattcccgagcgcggcaccgctgctgctcactgctcccctctcccccaggggatggatcaaaatcacatggggatgggttaaatgcagaggacaaatttcaccacacccagatgtgtgtgtgacgatgatcattgggactttaaataAATCCTTAGTAAACTACAGATACTTGAAGAAGGGACATAAGAGACAATCAACTATTTGTATATTGTTTTTTCGCACCATTAGCTTAATGTTGATGTCATTTCCTTTAGCTTTACAACATAGCGAACCACTTCCTCTTCGCAGAGGTGAAGAACCTTTGGTGTGAAATGGTCTCTAAGCTAAAGGCGGTGACACAAGCATGTACCCGTGAGAATTGGAAAGGACTGTGTATATACTTGAGATGAATACCTTTGCTTTCAAATGATTGCTTTGGCTTCTTCTCAAGTAAAAGTGAGAGCAAGACTAAACAAGCCAAGACGAGAGatagtgagaaaaaaaacagggcCGCAGGTCATTAAAAACAACTAACATGATAATGCCCTGCAGGCTATTTTATATCATTTGTCACAAAATGtctaaaatacataaacatgTGTCAAGTTAATTTGGCCTTCTGCCAACCTTTTCTTGATTTGTCTATGACAGATGGACGACATTGACGCTATGTTCAGCGAAATGCTGGGCGAGATGGACCTCCTGACACAGGTGAGTCCCGCCCCCTCGTCACCATGACAATAGcgaatgagttaaaaaaaaagcgccATGGAACGCTTGAGCGCATTTGCATTGTTCTGTAAAACGCAAACGGACTGGTTTTCTCCCCCTGGCAGAGTCTGGGACAAGAAGCTGTGCCGACCTCCCCATCTCCACCCAAACCCAAGCAGGAAGTCAACCCCTCCATGGACTTCACGGATCTCAATGGTGACGTCGTGTTCATTGTCGTTCTGTATTTGTTCACCTGCACAACATCGGCAtgacaaaaaaacagcaaatgtgTGGCAGGCGTACTGATTAAACAAAGATAATTATAATAAAAGGTTAACTGAGGTCGGTTCCCTCATCACAATAGGTGGTGGATATTATAAGCGAAACGTCTGCTGTGACTTCCAACCAGTGTCCCTGAATGAGCTGGAGGACGTTGATTTGGATGCCCTGATGGCCGACCTGGTGGCCGACCTCAACGCCACAGAGGAGAAGTTGGCAGCCCAGGTTGGGCCTCTGAAGGAGCCTCAGCCTGAGCCTCCGTCGCCCCCAATCGCCTGCCCGCCCTCCTCCAGCCTGTCGATCTCCAGCGACTCGTCTgccacctcctcctcatccaccGCCTCCATATTGCCGCCTCCACCCCCGCAATCGAGCAAACCTTCGATGGTGAGTCCGCAACAGCTTATgcttttctttattttaaatttacatTGCACTTGACTTACCAACCCAGGGTAAATTAATCTAGGACGTCTAGATCCGTCAATGGGAGTGAATGAGTTCATGAGATCTAGTAGGAGAGCTGTTCCATTCATGATAACTTGATGAAAAATGGGATTTCTGAGTAGGACTGGTTGGGGTTTTACATTAGGCTCATATACCTATTACTGtatattccatgattgtgttttGGTGGCTCCATAGGAGGAGATTGAGGCCCAGATCAAGGCTGACAAAATCAAGCTGGCTCTGGAGAAGCTCAAAGAAGCTAAAGTCAAAAAGGTGAAACAGGCACTGATGTcaaacattatatatatatttaaaaaaaagtttagttTGGTTGCTTAGTTTGTGTGCTTTAGCTAGTGGTGAAGGTGCGCATGAACGACGGCAGCTCCAAAACCTTGATGGTGGATGAGAGGCAGAACGTGAGAGAAGTGTTGGACAACCTCTTTGAGAAGACATACTGCGACTGCAACGTGGACTGGAGCCTGTGCGAGACCAACGCAGAACTGCAGCTCGGTCAGGAGATTATACGGTCCCATTAGCGCTAACGCTAGCTATCGTTTACTAccgcttatttattttttgatgcCCCCACAAGCagatgaaaagaaaatgagGAAATGAGAGTTTCTGTCTCACCCGCATGATTGTTAAATTTAGCTAAGCTGACGTGTTACGTTGAGCATTGATTTAGCATGGTCGGAAAACTTTGGTCCTCGAAGGGAAGGTTTTAGTTTTCTCCCTTCTTCAACACACTTGATTGAAACGTGGCGCTGATTGAAATGGTTTTGTGGTGCTAGAAAGGACTTTTGAAGACCATGAAAACCTGGTTGAGCCTCTACTGTCCTGGATCAGGGACAGCGAGAACCAGATCCTCTTTCAGGAGAGCCCAGACAAGTACGAAGTTTTCAAAAACCCTCAGGTCGGTACAATCGATCAACGGAGCAAGTAGATTGCTCCATCTCTCTTGCTTCGACTGAGTGTCCTCTGTGTGCAGAAATTCTACTTGTGGAAGAAGGACAAGAAGACTTTGAAAGACATGAAGGATAAAGACAAGGATATCTTGATCAAGGtgcattgttttcattttgaccGCAATTAGAAGCCCGGAATGTATTATTTTCACTCTGAGATTATTAAGTAAATTCTTGACCCAAAACGGACATTCGTCACCCCTCCCAGGAGAACTTCTGTGGGACATCCATCATGGTGCCTGACCTGGAGGGCGTGCTGCACCTCAAAGAGGACGGCAAGAAGTCATGGAAGCCCCGCCTCTTCCAGCTCAGAGCCTCCGGGATTTATTACGTGCCCAAAGGCAAGACCAAGGTCAGGGTTTGAAATCGATTAATCGAGTACCCCAGGAGGGATTTTGATAACATTTGATTACATGTAGCTGTTGTCTTTTCTTCTCAGTCATCTCGTGACCTGGTGTGCTTCGTGCAGTTTGACAACGTCAATGTTTACTATGGAAAAGACTTCAGAGCCAAATACAAAGCGCCCAGTGACTTTTGCTTTGTGCTCAAAGTAAGGCAACATACTTGCGACAAATGTTGTCTTGGCGAAGTAttgagtcattttttttcttctagtacTTTGTGTTAagattgtttgtgtgtttagcaTCCTCAGATCCAGAAGGACTCTGAGTACATCAAGTACTTGTGCTGCGACGACGCCTGGACCATGAACCTGTGGGTCACCGGAATACGCATTGCAAAGGTATTTGTTTTTAGGATGACGATGATGTCATCATAATCGAAGTGAAGACACATGAAACGTGTGCCTTGCAGTACGGCTCCAATTTGTATGAGAACTTCAAAACGGCGGAGAAGAGGGTGGCCATTGGTTCCACATGGGCCAGCTGCAGTGTTACGTCAAGCCAAagtaaacacacgcacacacacacacacacacacgcacacgcacacacacacacacacaaaatgtgcACGGGTCATCTTTCAAAGTGTTTTGTGTGTTCACAGACAAATTTGAAAGCCAGGTCGCTAACGGACACGCAAACAACATGCCACCCGCACCGCCTCCTCCCCCACTAGGTGGAAACCTCCCCCCACCGCCTCCCACACTTGGGGGAACTCTCCCCCCACCACCTCCCCAATTAGGTGGAGCCCTTCCCCCACCACCTCCACCACTAGGAGGCGCACTCCCCCCTGCGCCTCCCCCTCCACCAGCTCCGAACCTCGGCTTCccttgtcctcctcctcctcctcttcaagcCAAATCTTCCCCCAAACCTGTTCACCAAATGCGACGTCCATCAACCAACTTCCCGCCGTCTCCCCCTGCGGAAGATGAccttccccctccccctccaccaCCCGTCGATGACTCCCCGCCGGACTTTCTCCCGCCGCCACCTCCGGCATCCAATTTTGGCTCGCTACCACCTCCTCCGCCACCCGTGAAGACCATACCACATCCCCCGCCTAACAGGAAGACTCTACCGCCGCCTCTTCCGAGTTTGAAGACCATGAACCTGCCGCCACCACCTTCTGATCCAGGATTTTTACCACCTCCGCTCACGGGGGCGCCacctccaccacctcctcctccaccaccgcCTCTTATAACGGCCTCCGCCGCCCTCCAAAAACCGCAGATGAGGCCTTCCGGGTCGGTGAAGAAGATGCCACCGCCTCCACCTAAGAGGACTACACCTTCTCTTCCTGGgggtggaggtggaggagatgGAGGTGGTGGAGGTGACTTCATGTCCGAACTTATGCGGGCCATGCAGAAGAAGCGTGACCCCATTAATTAAGTTTACAATTTGGGTTTAGCCATTTAGCACTTGAAGCCAATCATGTTTGCAAGATGTGTATATAGTCCATCGTCAGGTTTACAGGGGTGTAATTagtctttaaaaacaaatgctgaatcttaaaaaaaaaaaaaaattgtaaataacATTATATTTcagtgatgaataaaaaaacgtGGAATAACTATTGGGACTGGCATGAGTCAAAGCATGACATTGTGGATAAGTACCTCCCCAAAATATGAGGAtactactaaaaaaaaatacaaaaatattaggataaaaactaaaatattaggaaaaaatatatataatatactatatatataaaatattaggaaaaaatatatataatatacaatatatatatatatatagatagatagatagatagatagatagatagatagatagatagatagatagatagatagatagatagatagatagatagatagatagatagatagatagatagatagatagatagatagatagatagatagatagatatagatatagatatttaTGTATATAAAATGATGCCAAATATAAATAAgtataaatataatattttttttaatataaaaatattaatgTTACATTATCAATATACAACCAGACAGAACTCTTTTTAAAagtatacatacataaaattataaaaatgacaaaatagtCGAATCATTATTTTCGGCCAATGATCATTTGACACTAATGTAAGTATTATTTTTGTGGGGTGGTAAATCAATTGTAAATTTGTGAAAAAGTAATCATCAACAGCCTGAATCTAATAAggtgtaaataaaatatatatgttaTGTTGTAGGTATATTTTATTGCAACATACTTTTAGTGTacagaagaggattagggccagtgaagaaaaaaagtgggaattctcactttaaagtcagaattctgagtttAAAGTCAGAAACCTGTCACCAGCAATGTTTTGTCCAC includes:
- the apbb1ip gene encoding amyloid beta A4 precursor protein-binding family B member 1-interacting protein isoform X2; translated protein: MDDIDAMFSEMLGEMDLLTQSLGQEAVPTSPSPPKPKQEVNPSMDFTDLNVSLNELEDVDLDALMADLVADLNATEEKLAAQVGPLKEPQPEPPSPPIACPPSSSLSISSDSSATSSSSTASILPPPPPQSSKPSMEEIEAQIKADKIKLALEKLKEAKVKKLVVKVRMNDGSSKTLMVDERQNVREVLDNLFEKTYCDCNVDWSLCETNAELQLERTFEDHENLVEPLLSWIRDSENQILFQESPDKYEVFKNPQKFYLWKKDKKTLKDMKDKDKDILIKENFCGTSIMVPDLEGVLHLKEDGKKSWKPRLFQLRASGIYYVPKGKTKSSRDLVCFVQFDNVNVYYGKDFRAKYKAPSDFCFVLKHPQIQKDSEYIKYLCCDDAWTMNLWVTGIRIAKYGSNLYENFKTAEKRVAIGSTWASCSVTSSQNKFESQVANGHANNMPPAPPPPPLGGNLPPPPPTLGGTLPPPPPQLGGALPPPPPPLGGALPPAPPPPPAPNLGFPCPPPPPLQAKSSPKPVHQMRRPSTNFPPSPPAEDDLPPPPPPPVDDSPPDFLPPPPPASNFGSLPPPPPPVKTIPHPPPNRKTLPPPLPSLKTMNLPPPPSDPGFLPPPLTGAPPPPPPPPPPPLITASAALQKPQMRPSGSVKKMPPPPPKRTTPSLPGGGGGGDGGGGGDFMSELMRAMQKKRDPIN
- the apbb1ip gene encoding amyloid beta A4 precursor protein-binding family B member 1-interacting protein isoform X1, whose protein sequence is MDDIDAMFSEMLGEMDLLTQSLGQEAVPTSPSPPKPKQEVNPSMDFTDLNGGGYYKRNVCCDFQPVSLNELEDVDLDALMADLVADLNATEEKLAAQVGPLKEPQPEPPSPPIACPPSSSLSISSDSSATSSSSTASILPPPPPQSSKPSMEEIEAQIKADKIKLALEKLKEAKVKKLVVKVRMNDGSSKTLMVDERQNVREVLDNLFEKTYCDCNVDWSLCETNAELQLERTFEDHENLVEPLLSWIRDSENQILFQESPDKYEVFKNPQKFYLWKKDKKTLKDMKDKDKDILIKENFCGTSIMVPDLEGVLHLKEDGKKSWKPRLFQLRASGIYYVPKGKTKSSRDLVCFVQFDNVNVYYGKDFRAKYKAPSDFCFVLKHPQIQKDSEYIKYLCCDDAWTMNLWVTGIRIAKYGSNLYENFKTAEKRVAIGSTWASCSVTSSQNKFESQVANGHANNMPPAPPPPPLGGNLPPPPPTLGGTLPPPPPQLGGALPPPPPPLGGALPPAPPPPPAPNLGFPCPPPPPLQAKSSPKPVHQMRRPSTNFPPSPPAEDDLPPPPPPPVDDSPPDFLPPPPPASNFGSLPPPPPPVKTIPHPPPNRKTLPPPLPSLKTMNLPPPPSDPGFLPPPLTGAPPPPPPPPPPPLITASAALQKPQMRPSGSVKKMPPPPPKRTTPSLPGGGGGGDGGGGGDFMSELMRAMQKKRDPIN